From a single Miscanthus floridulus cultivar M001 chromosome 8, ASM1932011v1, whole genome shotgun sequence genomic region:
- the LOC136472101 gene encoding DNA-directed RNA polymerases IV and V subunit 2-like isoform X1, with translation MMTLLLFPCSIVKAGILLTPSATACCLAMGEPQMDGDQSPVVSDTDMMDCLNLDGYGDVEDPHKEGAKGERQPSGKVDELQSTMDLDLTCITSVEDEGHEKQNAMDVDLKEILPEEDEGKGKASSDLPSHVPVDFDVASLEKFCKEASRSFFSETGLVSHQINSYNHFVSHGLQELFDSFGEITVEPDYDPSNKDGAWKHATVKFGRVKLGEPVFMVDNSDLEQQDLKFKPRHARLQKMTYASRMNVEMTVQVYILDKSDKAKTGKDTHVHRRDVMTETKQVSMGLLPVMVKSNLCWLHKLQESDCQFDFGGYFVIKGTEKVFIAEEQRFLSRIWVTDRPSWNASYTSQIRREKIDIKLVPSKRNEICKVINIYFMGTIMPIWVVFFALGVSSDKEAFDMIDILDCDASIVNIISSTIKESHEEFEGFRTPGRACQYVDELIRKSKFPPKESFDQYVCRYMFPSVNGFRSKALFLGYMVKCLLMAYSGNRKCDNKDDFRNKRLDLACQLLRRELWTHIKRSERRMVKLMQRDLSNDGSLQDLRRYVDASIITNGLNRAFSTGSWQHPFKKERCSGVVATLRRTNPLQMMSDLRKTRQWFAYSGTVGDARYPNPSYWGKLCFLSTTDGEKCGFVKNLAVTAVVSSVVRKPLIDTFVSCGMKKLNDISLQDISGKFRIFLNGDLLGVCADPHELTSRLRSLRRSKLIDPQVEIKMDKHHKEVRVFSDPGRILRPLLVVENLRRITRPKDGLYSFQELMDQNIVELIGVEEEEDIQCASGIRHLFAGEKEDGSSGYTHCELDPSFLLGLSCSLIPFANHDNARRVLMQAQKISQQAIGYSPTNSHTRLDTLSHQIFYPQRPLFKTVVSYGLGKAETAYSFGQKDDFNTPEYFNGQNAIVSVNVHQGFNQEDSLVLNRASLERGMFRTLHFKSYKAQVENKEITRRLKHRESINFGKVQSKRGKVDSLECEGLPYVGASLQSGDIVIGKVSESGEDHSAKLMHTEQGMVDKVVLSANDDGVNFATVTLRQSRSPCVGDKFASMHGQKGVIGLLDSQENFPFTCQGIVPDIVINPHGFPTRQTPGQLLEAALGKGIAMGGKVRYATPFTTPTVDVITEQLHKAGFSRWGEESVLNGQTGERMKSLVFMGPTFYQRLVHMAEDKVKFRNTGPVHPVTRQPVEDKKRFGGVKFGEMERDCMLAHGAAANLHERLFTLSDFSQMHICQACERVATVIMRPAEGGSKKVRGPYCMFCRSAERIVRVNVPYGSKLLYQELFSMGICLKFDTEVR, from the exons ATGATGACTTTGCTGTTGTTTCCATGTTCTATTGTAAAGGCAGGGATTTTGTTGACACCGAGTGCCACTGCCTGTTGTTTAGCAATGGGGGAACCACAAATGGATGGTGATCAGTCACCTGTTGTCTCAGATACTGATATGATGGATTGCCTGAATTTGGATGGCTATGGAGATGTTGAAGATCCCCACAAGGAGGGTGCAAAAGGGGAGCGGCAGCCTTCTGGCAAAGTTGATGAACTGCAGTCTACTATGGATTTGGATTTGACATGTATAACATCTGTGGAAGATGAAGGGCATGAAAAGCAGAATGCTATGGATGTGGATTTGAAAGAAATACTGCCTGAGGAAGATGAAGGGAAAGGAAAGGCTTCTTCAGATCTACCCTCACATGTACCAGTTGATTTCGATGTTGCAAGCCTCGAGAAGTTTTGCAAAGAAGCATCAAGATCATTTTTCAGTGAAACTGGACTGGTTAGCCATCAGATAAACTCATACAATCATTTTGTCTCCCATGGACTCCAAGAGCTCTTTGATTCTTTTGGGGAAATCACTGTGGAGCCTGATTATGACCCTTCAAATAAAGATGGTGCTTGGAAACATGCAACTGTTAAATTTGGCAGGGTTAAGCTTGGTGAGCCAGTGTTTATGGTTGACAACTCTGATCTTGAACAGCAAGATCTCAAATTTAAGCCTAGACATGCTCGCCTCCAGAAGATGACATATGCGTCCAGGATGAATGTAGAAATGACTGTTCAG GTTTATATACTCGACAAAAGTGACAAAGCCAAAACTGGTAAGGATACACATGTTCATAGAAGAGATGTAATGACAGAAACTAAACAAGTCAGCATGGGATTGTTACCTGTGATGGTGAAGTCAAATTTGTGCTGGCTGCATAAACTTCAAGAAAGTGATTGCCAGTTTGATTTTGGTGGCTACTTTGTGATCAAAGGAACAGAAAAG GTATTCATTGCTGAAGAGCAAAGGTTTTTATCAAGGATTTGGGTCACAGACCGCCCTAGCTGGAATGCAAGTTACACGTCTCAAATCAGACGAGAAAAGATCGATATAAAACTTGTTCCGTCCAAACGCAATGAAATCTGCAAAGTCATAAACATTTACTTCATGGGTACGATTATGCCAATTTGGGTAGTATTTTTTGCACTTGGTGTATCGTCAGACAAGGAAGCTTTTGATATGATTGATATCCTAGACTGTGATGCTTCCATAGTCAACATAATATCATCAACTATTAAAGAATCTCATGAAGAATTTGAAGGCTTCCGCACTCCAGGTAGAGCCTGTCAATATGTTGATGAGCTGATCAGAAAATCAAAGTTTCCACCCAAAGAATCCTTTGATCAGTATGTTTGTAGGTATATGTTTCCTAGTGTCAATGGGTTCAGGAGCAAGGCACTTTTCTTGGGTTACATGGTCAAATGCCTGCTAATGGCATACTCTGGCAATCGAAAATGTGATAATAAGGATGATTTCCGTAACAAGAGGCTAGATCTTGCCTGCCAATTGCTTCGGAGAGAACTCTGGACTCATATTAAGAGATCAGAAAGACGCATGGTTAAGCTCATGCAGAGAGATTTGAGCAACGATGGCAGCTTGCAAGACCTTAGGCGTTATGTGGATGCATCAATTATTACCAATGGATTGAACCGAGCCTTCTCCACTGGTTCTTGGCAGCATCCTTTTAAAAAAGAAAGGTGTTCAGGGGTTGTAGCAACCCTTCGGAGAACAAATCCACTTCAAATGATGTCTGATCTGAGGAAGACGCGACAGTGGTTTGCGTATTCTGGAACAGTTGGAGATGCAAGATACCC GAATCCATCCTACTGGGGAAAATTATGTTTTTTGTCCACCACTGAtggtgaaaaatgtggatttgtGAAAAACCTTGCTGTGACTGCTGTGGTTAGCTCTGTAGTGAGGAAACCATTGATTGATACATTTGTTTCTTGTGGAATGAAGAAACTGAATGATATTTCTCTGCAAGATATTTCTGGGAAATTCAGGATCTTCTTGAATGGAGACTTGCTCGGAGTATGTGCAGACCCACACGAATTGACTTCGCGTTTAAGAAGCTTGAGGCGTAGCAAGCTAATTGATCCTCAG GTTGAAATCAAAATGGACAAGCACCATAAAGAAGTTCGTGTATTTTCTGATCCAGGCAGAATTCTAAGACCACTTCTTGTAGTTGAAAATCTGAGAAGAATCACAAGACCAAAAGATGGACTATACTCTTTTCAGGAACTTATGGATCAAAACATAGTTGAGTTGATTGgtgttgaagaagaggaggacaTCCAATGTGCATCTGGAATTAGACATCTATTCGCAGGGGAGAAAGAAGACGGGTCTTCTGGCTATACTCATTGTGAACTTGATCCTTCTTTCTTGCTAGGGTTGAGTTGCAGTCTCATTCCCTTTGCCAACCATGATAACGCTAGGAGGGTTCTGATGCAAGCTCAAAAGATATCCCAGCAGGCTATTGGCTACTCTCCCACAAATTCTCACACTAGACTCGACACCCTTTCACATCAAATCTTCTATCCACAAAGACCCTTGTTTAAAACTGTGGTGTCCTATGGTCTTGGAAAGGCAGAGACAGCCTACAGCTTTGGACAAAAAGATGACTTTAATACACCAGAATATTTCAATGGCCAAAATGCAATAGTCTCAGTCAACGTTCATCAGGGATTCAACCAAGAAGATTCTCTGGTGCTGAATAGGGCCTCTTTAGAGCGTGGCATGTTTCGTACACTACATTTCAAGAGCTATAAAGCACAGGTCGAAAACAAAGAGATCACTAGGCGTCTCAAACACAGGGAAAGTATCAATTTTGGTAAAGTGCAAAGCAAGAGAGGGAAGGTTGACAGTCTGGAATGTGAGGGTTTACCATATGTTGGAGCAAGTCTTCAAAGTGGGGACATTGTCATTGGAAAGGTCTCAGAGTCTGGTGAAGATCATAGTGCCAAACTGATGCATACTGAGCAAGGGATGgtggacaaggtagttctttCAGCGAATGATGATGGGGTGAACTTTGCAACTGTTACTCTAAGACAG TCTCGCTCGCCATGCGTCGGAGACAAGTTTGCCAGCATGCATGGACAGAAAGGAGTGATTGGCCTATTGGATTCCCAGGAGAATTTCCCATTTACTTGCCAAGGGATAGTTCCAGACATCGTCATAAACCCACATGGTTTTCCAACTCGTCAAACTCCTGGTCAGTTGCTTGAAGCTGCTCTGGGGAAGGGGATTGCCATGGGTGGGAAGGTCAGGTATGCAACACCGTTCACCACTCCAACCGTGGACGTGATCACCGAACAGCTGCACAA GGCTGGGTTTTCAAGGTGGGGTGAGGAGAGCGTCCTGAACGGGCAGACCGGCGAGCGGATGAAGTCCTTGGTGTTCATGGGGCCGACCTTCTACCAGCGGCTGGTCCACATGGCGGAGGACAAGGTGAAGTTCCGGAACACGGGGCCCGTGCACCCGGTGACGCGGCAGCCGGTGGAGGACAAGAAGCGGTTCGGCGGCGTCAAGTTCGGGGAGATGGAGCGGGACTGCATGCTCGCCCACGGCGCCGCCGCCAACCTCCACGAGCGGCTCTTCACGCTCAGCGACTTCTCGCAGATGCACATCTGCCAGGCCTGCGAGCGGGTGGCCACCGTGATCATGAGGCCCGCTGAGGGCGGCAGCAAGAAGGTGCGCGGCCCCTACTGCATGTTCTGCCGCTCCGCAGAGCGCATCGTCCGCGTCAACGTGCCCTACGGCTCCAAGCTGCTGTACCAGGAGCTCTTCAGCATGGGCATCTGCCTCAAGTTTGACACCGAGGTCCGCTAG
- the LOC136472101 gene encoding DNA-directed RNA polymerases IV and V subunit 2-like isoform X2: MGEPQMDGDQSPVVSDTDMMDCLNLDGYGDVEDPHKEGAKGERQPSGKVDELQSTMDLDLTCITSVEDEGHEKQNAMDVDLKEILPEEDEGKGKASSDLPSHVPVDFDVASLEKFCKEASRSFFSETGLVSHQINSYNHFVSHGLQELFDSFGEITVEPDYDPSNKDGAWKHATVKFGRVKLGEPVFMVDNSDLEQQDLKFKPRHARLQKMTYASRMNVEMTVQVYILDKSDKAKTGKDTHVHRRDVMTETKQVSMGLLPVMVKSNLCWLHKLQESDCQFDFGGYFVIKGTEKVFIAEEQRFLSRIWVTDRPSWNASYTSQIRREKIDIKLVPSKRNEICKVINIYFMGTIMPIWVVFFALGVSSDKEAFDMIDILDCDASIVNIISSTIKESHEEFEGFRTPGRACQYVDELIRKSKFPPKESFDQYVCRYMFPSVNGFRSKALFLGYMVKCLLMAYSGNRKCDNKDDFRNKRLDLACQLLRRELWTHIKRSERRMVKLMQRDLSNDGSLQDLRRYVDASIITNGLNRAFSTGSWQHPFKKERCSGVVATLRRTNPLQMMSDLRKTRQWFAYSGTVGDARYPNPSYWGKLCFLSTTDGEKCGFVKNLAVTAVVSSVVRKPLIDTFVSCGMKKLNDISLQDISGKFRIFLNGDLLGVCADPHELTSRLRSLRRSKLIDPQVEIKMDKHHKEVRVFSDPGRILRPLLVVENLRRITRPKDGLYSFQELMDQNIVELIGVEEEEDIQCASGIRHLFAGEKEDGSSGYTHCELDPSFLLGLSCSLIPFANHDNARRVLMQAQKISQQAIGYSPTNSHTRLDTLSHQIFYPQRPLFKTVVSYGLGKAETAYSFGQKDDFNTPEYFNGQNAIVSVNVHQGFNQEDSLVLNRASLERGMFRTLHFKSYKAQVENKEITRRLKHRESINFGKVQSKRGKVDSLECEGLPYVGASLQSGDIVIGKVSESGEDHSAKLMHTEQGMVDKVVLSANDDGVNFATVTLRQSRSPCVGDKFASMHGQKGVIGLLDSQENFPFTCQGIVPDIVINPHGFPTRQTPGQLLEAALGKGIAMGGKVRYATPFTTPTVDVITEQLHKAGFSRWGEESVLNGQTGERMKSLVFMGPTFYQRLVHMAEDKVKFRNTGPVHPVTRQPVEDKKRFGGVKFGEMERDCMLAHGAAANLHERLFTLSDFSQMHICQACERVATVIMRPAEGGSKKVRGPYCMFCRSAERIVRVNVPYGSKLLYQELFSMGICLKFDTEVR, from the exons ATGGGGGAACCACAAATGGATGGTGATCAGTCACCTGTTGTCTCAGATACTGATATGATGGATTGCCTGAATTTGGATGGCTATGGAGATGTTGAAGATCCCCACAAGGAGGGTGCAAAAGGGGAGCGGCAGCCTTCTGGCAAAGTTGATGAACTGCAGTCTACTATGGATTTGGATTTGACATGTATAACATCTGTGGAAGATGAAGGGCATGAAAAGCAGAATGCTATGGATGTGGATTTGAAAGAAATACTGCCTGAGGAAGATGAAGGGAAAGGAAAGGCTTCTTCAGATCTACCCTCACATGTACCAGTTGATTTCGATGTTGCAAGCCTCGAGAAGTTTTGCAAAGAAGCATCAAGATCATTTTTCAGTGAAACTGGACTGGTTAGCCATCAGATAAACTCATACAATCATTTTGTCTCCCATGGACTCCAAGAGCTCTTTGATTCTTTTGGGGAAATCACTGTGGAGCCTGATTATGACCCTTCAAATAAAGATGGTGCTTGGAAACATGCAACTGTTAAATTTGGCAGGGTTAAGCTTGGTGAGCCAGTGTTTATGGTTGACAACTCTGATCTTGAACAGCAAGATCTCAAATTTAAGCCTAGACATGCTCGCCTCCAGAAGATGACATATGCGTCCAGGATGAATGTAGAAATGACTGTTCAG GTTTATATACTCGACAAAAGTGACAAAGCCAAAACTGGTAAGGATACACATGTTCATAGAAGAGATGTAATGACAGAAACTAAACAAGTCAGCATGGGATTGTTACCTGTGATGGTGAAGTCAAATTTGTGCTGGCTGCATAAACTTCAAGAAAGTGATTGCCAGTTTGATTTTGGTGGCTACTTTGTGATCAAAGGAACAGAAAAG GTATTCATTGCTGAAGAGCAAAGGTTTTTATCAAGGATTTGGGTCACAGACCGCCCTAGCTGGAATGCAAGTTACACGTCTCAAATCAGACGAGAAAAGATCGATATAAAACTTGTTCCGTCCAAACGCAATGAAATCTGCAAAGTCATAAACATTTACTTCATGGGTACGATTATGCCAATTTGGGTAGTATTTTTTGCACTTGGTGTATCGTCAGACAAGGAAGCTTTTGATATGATTGATATCCTAGACTGTGATGCTTCCATAGTCAACATAATATCATCAACTATTAAAGAATCTCATGAAGAATTTGAAGGCTTCCGCACTCCAGGTAGAGCCTGTCAATATGTTGATGAGCTGATCAGAAAATCAAAGTTTCCACCCAAAGAATCCTTTGATCAGTATGTTTGTAGGTATATGTTTCCTAGTGTCAATGGGTTCAGGAGCAAGGCACTTTTCTTGGGTTACATGGTCAAATGCCTGCTAATGGCATACTCTGGCAATCGAAAATGTGATAATAAGGATGATTTCCGTAACAAGAGGCTAGATCTTGCCTGCCAATTGCTTCGGAGAGAACTCTGGACTCATATTAAGAGATCAGAAAGACGCATGGTTAAGCTCATGCAGAGAGATTTGAGCAACGATGGCAGCTTGCAAGACCTTAGGCGTTATGTGGATGCATCAATTATTACCAATGGATTGAACCGAGCCTTCTCCACTGGTTCTTGGCAGCATCCTTTTAAAAAAGAAAGGTGTTCAGGGGTTGTAGCAACCCTTCGGAGAACAAATCCACTTCAAATGATGTCTGATCTGAGGAAGACGCGACAGTGGTTTGCGTATTCTGGAACAGTTGGAGATGCAAGATACCC GAATCCATCCTACTGGGGAAAATTATGTTTTTTGTCCACCACTGAtggtgaaaaatgtggatttgtGAAAAACCTTGCTGTGACTGCTGTGGTTAGCTCTGTAGTGAGGAAACCATTGATTGATACATTTGTTTCTTGTGGAATGAAGAAACTGAATGATATTTCTCTGCAAGATATTTCTGGGAAATTCAGGATCTTCTTGAATGGAGACTTGCTCGGAGTATGTGCAGACCCACACGAATTGACTTCGCGTTTAAGAAGCTTGAGGCGTAGCAAGCTAATTGATCCTCAG GTTGAAATCAAAATGGACAAGCACCATAAAGAAGTTCGTGTATTTTCTGATCCAGGCAGAATTCTAAGACCACTTCTTGTAGTTGAAAATCTGAGAAGAATCACAAGACCAAAAGATGGACTATACTCTTTTCAGGAACTTATGGATCAAAACATAGTTGAGTTGATTGgtgttgaagaagaggaggacaTCCAATGTGCATCTGGAATTAGACATCTATTCGCAGGGGAGAAAGAAGACGGGTCTTCTGGCTATACTCATTGTGAACTTGATCCTTCTTTCTTGCTAGGGTTGAGTTGCAGTCTCATTCCCTTTGCCAACCATGATAACGCTAGGAGGGTTCTGATGCAAGCTCAAAAGATATCCCAGCAGGCTATTGGCTACTCTCCCACAAATTCTCACACTAGACTCGACACCCTTTCACATCAAATCTTCTATCCACAAAGACCCTTGTTTAAAACTGTGGTGTCCTATGGTCTTGGAAAGGCAGAGACAGCCTACAGCTTTGGACAAAAAGATGACTTTAATACACCAGAATATTTCAATGGCCAAAATGCAATAGTCTCAGTCAACGTTCATCAGGGATTCAACCAAGAAGATTCTCTGGTGCTGAATAGGGCCTCTTTAGAGCGTGGCATGTTTCGTACACTACATTTCAAGAGCTATAAAGCACAGGTCGAAAACAAAGAGATCACTAGGCGTCTCAAACACAGGGAAAGTATCAATTTTGGTAAAGTGCAAAGCAAGAGAGGGAAGGTTGACAGTCTGGAATGTGAGGGTTTACCATATGTTGGAGCAAGTCTTCAAAGTGGGGACATTGTCATTGGAAAGGTCTCAGAGTCTGGTGAAGATCATAGTGCCAAACTGATGCATACTGAGCAAGGGATGgtggacaaggtagttctttCAGCGAATGATGATGGGGTGAACTTTGCAACTGTTACTCTAAGACAG TCTCGCTCGCCATGCGTCGGAGACAAGTTTGCCAGCATGCATGGACAGAAAGGAGTGATTGGCCTATTGGATTCCCAGGAGAATTTCCCATTTACTTGCCAAGGGATAGTTCCAGACATCGTCATAAACCCACATGGTTTTCCAACTCGTCAAACTCCTGGTCAGTTGCTTGAAGCTGCTCTGGGGAAGGGGATTGCCATGGGTGGGAAGGTCAGGTATGCAACACCGTTCACCACTCCAACCGTGGACGTGATCACCGAACAGCTGCACAA GGCTGGGTTTTCAAGGTGGGGTGAGGAGAGCGTCCTGAACGGGCAGACCGGCGAGCGGATGAAGTCCTTGGTGTTCATGGGGCCGACCTTCTACCAGCGGCTGGTCCACATGGCGGAGGACAAGGTGAAGTTCCGGAACACGGGGCCCGTGCACCCGGTGACGCGGCAGCCGGTGGAGGACAAGAAGCGGTTCGGCGGCGTCAAGTTCGGGGAGATGGAGCGGGACTGCATGCTCGCCCACGGCGCCGCCGCCAACCTCCACGAGCGGCTCTTCACGCTCAGCGACTTCTCGCAGATGCACATCTGCCAGGCCTGCGAGCGGGTGGCCACCGTGATCATGAGGCCCGCTGAGGGCGGCAGCAAGAAGGTGCGCGGCCCCTACTGCATGTTCTGCCGCTCCGCAGAGCGCATCGTCCGCGTCAACGTGCCCTACGGCTCCAAGCTGCTGTACCAGGAGCTCTTCAGCATGGGCATCTGCCTCAAGTTTGACACCGAGGTCCGCTAG
- the LOC136469088 gene encoding uncharacterized protein — MATFRALHDVEAEEKGEVTTVEGPREALKAVNLDEPCAQVHLGRVGGEQEQRRYLNSGGINHMTGSKAAFSELDDDVTSTVKFDNGSRVAIRGRGSIIFRCQNGEHRALTDVYYIPQLHSSIIGIGQLDERGSEVLIKDGVLRIRDREQQLLAKVKRSLNRLYLLNLKVKQPVSLVTRHTEEPWLWHARFGHFSFDALDRLEKMV; from the coding sequence atggcgacgttccgtgcactgcacgacgtcgaggccgaggaaaAGGGAGAGgtgacgacggtggaaggacctagggaGGCCCTGaaagctgtcaacctcgacgaaccgtgcgcccaagtccacctcggacgtgtgggcggcgagcaggagcagcggcggTATCTGAACTCTGGTGGCatcaaccacatgacgggctccaaggcagccttctccgagctcgacgacgatgttaccagtacggtgaagtttgataatggctcaagggtggcaatccgaGGGCGCGGcagcatcatcttcaggtgccagaacggcgagcaccgcgcgctaacggatgtatattacatcccgcagctgcatTCAAGCATCATcggcattggccagctggatgagcgcggtagcgaggtactgatcaaggacggagtcctcagGATCAGAGACCGGGAACAgcaacttcttgccaaggtgaagaggtccctgaaccggttgtacctgctcaacTTAAAGGTGAAGCAGCCGGTAAGCCTGGTgacaaggcacaccgaggaaccgtggttgtggcatgcccggttcggccatttcagcttcgacgcgcttgatCGGCTAGAAaagatggtctga
- the LOC136469089 gene encoding uncharacterized mitochondrial protein AtMg00810-like, producing the protein MSDLGALSYYLSIKVRQGKEALTLDQSAYASKLLERSDMAKCKLCVTPMEEQLKLTKASTMAKIDATLYQSIVGGLRYLVHTRPDITFIVGYVSRFMADPREDHWAAMKRLLCYVKGTVHQGIVFPKTGGSRL; encoded by the coding sequence atgagcgatctcggcgcactctcctactacctcagcatcaAGGTGAGACAAGGGAAGGAGGCACTCACGCTTGATCAGAGCGCATATGCCTCTAAGCTATTGGAGCGGAGCGACATGGCTAAGTGCAAGctatgcgtgactccgatggaggagcagtTGAAGCTGACAAAGGCTAGTACTATGGCGAagatagatgcaacactctaccagagcatcgtcggcggtctgcgctacctggtccacacgaggccggacattacattcatcgtgggctacgtcagtcgcttcatggcggatcccagagaggatcactgggctgcgatGAAGCGGCTGTtgtgctacgtcaaggggacagtGCATCAAGGGATTGTCTTCCCTAAGACAGGAGGAAGCAGGttgtag